From Shewanella acanthi:
CCGAGATTTTTCTTTGAGATCATCGAAGAGTTTATTGCTTAAACCAAGGAAAGTTGGAGGCGTATTTTTCTTGTTATTGCTTACGGATACAAACATAGAACCGTCATCGAGTTCGATAATGGCAGAGCCCACATGTTCAACTTTTAAAGCGCCTTCGAGGGTTTGCCGTGCAAGATTATCATCTAGCGCCCAAACAGCATTCGCGGCTGGTTGTTCTACTGAGTCGAGTAGCTCCTGCTGAGTAAGGGTAAGTTGCTGTTTGGTCGAGACAACCATCAGCGCAATTTCGATAATAAAGACGGCTACCGCAAAAAAAAGTGCAGTAAATACGACGAGGTTGGTTTGTTTCCATGTTAAGGATTTAAAGCGACCCGTCATTCAACCCATCCTATTTTGTCGATTTATTCAGTGGTAATACCGTCTTTTAAAGTATAGCGATAACTCTTTGTTCACATAACCACTTTAGTGACAAAGATAGATCTTTGTCATCACGAACTACTCTTTATCTATCGTCGATAATTGCAGTATACTTACGCGCGTAATTCAAGGTTATTAATTAAGGAATGGGTCACGTGAATCCAATTGTAAAGAGTTTTGAGTATGGTCAACATACAGTCACCCTGGAAACAGGTGTAATCGCACGTCAAGCAGACGCTGCCGTTTTAGCCAGCATGGGTGACACGACAGTGTTAGTTACCGTTGTTGGTAAAAAAGAAGCAGAAGCGGGCCGTGATTTTTTCCCTCTGACTGTTAACTATCAAGAAAAGAGCTACGCAGCGGGTAAAATTCCTGGTGGTTTCTTTAAGCGTGAAGGCCGTCCTTCAGAAGATGAAACATTAATCGCTCGTCTGATCGACCGTCCAATTCGTCCTCTTTTCCCTAATGGTTTCACAAACGAAGTTCAAGTGATCATCACTGTAGTGTCTGTCGATCCACAAATCGAGCCAGATGTTATTTCGATGATTGGTACTTCGGCTGCGCTAGCCATTTCGGGTATCCCATTTAGCGGTCCATTAGGTGCGGCTCGTGTGGGGTACATCAATGGCGAATATGTGCTGAACCCAACTGTTAATCAGTTAGCGACAAGCCAATTAAACCTAGTTGTTGCTGGTACTGAAAGCGCAGTATTGATGGTTGAGTCAGAAGCCCAAGCATTACCTGAGGAAGTGATGTTAGGCTCAGTGGTTTACGGCCATGACCAACAACAAGTTGTGATCAAAGCCATCAACGAATTCAAAGCAGAAGCAGGCAAACCAGCGTGGAACTGGACTGCACCTGTTGCGAATGAAGCCTTAGTTGCTCAAGTTAAAGAATTAGCTGAAGCAGGCTTTGTTGAAGCGTACCAAATCCAAGTTAAACAAGAGCGTTATGCTCAAGTTGCTGTGGTTAAAGCTGCTGCTAAAGAAGCGTTGCTGGCTACTAACCCAGAAGTGGATTTACGCGAAGTTGACGGCCTGCTTGGTAGCTTAGAAAAGAAAGTGGTTCGTGGCCGCATTATTCGTGGTGAGCCGCGTATCGACGGTCGTGAGCCAGATATGGTTCGTGCGTTAAGCGTTTTAGCTGGCGTATTACCACGTACCCACGGTAGTGCACTGTTCACCCGTGGCGAAACCCAAGCGCTTGTAACTTGTACATTAGGTACTGAGCGTGATGCACAGAAGATCGACAGCATCATGGGTGAGCGTACTAACCGCTTTATGCT
This genomic window contains:
- the pnp gene encoding polyribonucleotide nucleotidyltransferase, yielding MNPIVKSFEYGQHTVTLETGVIARQADAAVLASMGDTTVLVTVVGKKEAEAGRDFFPLTVNYQEKSYAAGKIPGGFFKREGRPSEDETLIARLIDRPIRPLFPNGFTNEVQVIITVVSVDPQIEPDVISMIGTSAALAISGIPFSGPLGAARVGYINGEYVLNPTVNQLATSQLNLVVAGTESAVLMVESEAQALPEEVMLGSVVYGHDQQQVVIKAINEFKAEAGKPAWNWTAPVANEALVAQVKELAEAGFVEAYQIQVKQERYAQVAVVKAAAKEALLATNPEVDLREVDGLLGSLEKKVVRGRIIRGEPRIDGREPDMVRALSVLAGVLPRTHGSALFTRGETQALVTCTLGTERDAQKIDSIMGERTNRFMLHYNFPPYSVGETGMVGSPKRREIGHGKLAWRGINAVMPTAEEFPYSVRVVSEITESNGSSSMASVCGTSLALMDAGVPIKTSVAGIAMGLVKEGDDFVVLSDILGDEDHLGDMDFKVAGTRDGVTALQMDIKIEGITKEIMEIALQQAYGARVHILNVMDQAIGSHRDDISDHAPRITTIKINPEKIRDVIGKGGAVIRALTEETGTTIELEDDGTVKIASSNGEATKEAIRRIEEITSEVEVGRIYNGKVIRIVDFGAFVNILPGKDGLVHISQISDERVANVSDHLELNQEVTVKVMEVDRQGRVRLSIKEAQTKEPAAE